A genomic stretch from Aedes albopictus strain Foshan chromosome 2, AalbF5, whole genome shotgun sequence includes:
- the LOC109399379 gene encoding integumentary mucin C.1-like, with protein sequence MNKLILLTFVVLCAVCYLSSVDGSPAPKRKHHHHHHSSEEKQDKRRRGGGGHSKGNKGKRNGSSSEESKESHEERPWRRKGPGRDRGNNRRRTTTSTTTTTTTTETTRSTSTTPASTTTTTTMSSTTPMSSSTTQTTPSTTSMSTSSSTTPSTTSVSTSSSTSTTTSTTTPTSTSTTTSSSTSPSTTSTTSTSSTTPRNEQEDQDRNGKKQKRPKRRDQ encoded by the coding sequence ATGAACAAATTAATCTTATTAACGTTTGTGGTCCTGTGCGCGGTGTGCTATTTGAGTTCGGTGGATGGAAGTCCGGCGCCGAAGCGAAAGCATCATCACCACCATCACTCCTCGGAGGAGAAACAGGACAAAAGGCGAAGAGGCGGTGGCGGACACAGCAAAGGCAACAAGGGCAAACGAAATGGTTCATCTTCGGAGGAAAGCAAGGAGTCCCACGAGGAGAGACCCTGGCGAAGGAAGGGCCCAGGAAGGGATCGCGGCAATAATCGTCGTAGGACAACAACGAGCACAACTACGACAACCACTACGACCGAAACTACGCGTAGTACATCGACGACACCCGCAAGTACTACGACGACAACAACCATGAGTTCCACTACGCCGATGAGTTCTTCTACGACGCAAACTACGCCGTCTACTACATCAATGAGTACTAGTTCTAGTACTACGCCGTCAACTACATCAGTGAGTACTAGTTCTAGTACTAGTACCACCACTAGTACAACTACCCCTACTAGCACCAGTACAACAACTAGTAGTAGCACTAGCCCCAGCACTACATCAACTACTTCCACTTCATCTACAACCCCCAGAAATGAGCAAGAAGATCAAGATCGTAATGGAAAGAAGCAGAAGAGGCCAAAACGCAGAGATCAGTAG